The DNA window CGGAAACGTTGGAGTTCGGTCGCGTAGACGTTGCACTCGGCTCGTTGACCTGCATCTACTGGTGTTAGAGTGATTCGCGGACCGGCGGGAGTGGGTGGCGCGATGGGTAGTGCGTGGCGGCGTCGAGAGCTTGTTTCAGCTCGTAAGGCGGCCGGGTTGACGCAAGAGAAGCTGGCCGAGGTGATGCGCGTCGACCGGTCGACGGTGATCCGCTGGGAGGCGGGGGACTACGCGCCGTTGCCGTTCCAGTGGCCAAGGCTGGCGCGCGTGCTCGGGCGTTCGGCGGACGAGCTGCGGGCGCTGCTCGAAGTGGGAGCCGCTGCCGGGACGGTGCTCGCTGGCGTCGAGCTTGATCCGGCGTTCAGGTGGTTGGACCGGCACGTGGGTGCGAACCCGGGCACGATCCGCAAGCGGGTCGAAGGCGTGCGGGTGGCAGCTCGGCCGAACGCGGGGCTTGGTCGGAGGCGAGTGGCGGAGGCGCTGGCGTCGTACTACGGCGAACCGCCTGCGGGACACTCGATGTACGCGGCTCGGTGCGGCGCCGCCGAGGTGTTGACCAGCGTCGTGACACGGGCTGAGTGGACAGACTTCGCGTGTTCGCTGACGTTCGAGGGTGATCGCATCGCGCTGAGGTCTGGCGGCGGACGGCCGCCTGCTCGCGTCGACGACGCGGCCGCGGTACGGCGGCTGGCAGAGGCCGCGGCGAAGGACGTCCGGATTGCGGACGTGCCGATCTACCGGCTCGCGGACGTCCGGGTCGAGCCGGGTGCGGTCGCGGGCGAGGTCGAGGTGGCGCCGTTCGTCGAGTACGCGCTGACGATGGATCTCCTCGAACGCGAGCTGACCGACAGCTTGTCGGCGGCGGAGCGGCTCCGGCCTGGGGGCGCACCGTTGCGGGACCGGTACCTACCGGACTTCGCGACTGTGCTTGAGCTGCGGAACCGGTTGTGCGCGGGCGGAGTGCTCGCGCTGACGGCGATCGCGCGCCCGGCCGACCCGTACCGCAGCGAAGCGGACTACCTGTTGCTGGTCCAGGAGCGATCCGCGCGCGTCGTGAACGCGGCGGGCAGGTTGGCGGTGATCCCGAAGGCGTTCCACCAGCCGCTGAACGATCATCGGGCGGACGCGCGGATCGGGGCAACGCTGCGGCGTGCGCTGGAGAAAGAGCTGTTCGGGCGTGCCGACATCGACAACACAGCAGGCGGTCAGCGCGCGGCAGATCCGATGCATCCGGGCAGGTTGTCGGCGCCGATGCGCTGGTTGACCGAGCGGCCGGAGCGGATGCGGATGGAGTGCACGGGGTTCGGGTTCAACCTGGTCAGCGGGAACTACGAGTTCGCCAGTCTGGTCGTGATCGAGGACGAGGAGTTCTGGCCGCGGTTCGGTGGCGACGTCGAGGCGAACTGGGAGGCGGCGGGGATGCGGCAGTACTCGACGCGCGACGGTGACCTGATCACCGAGCTATTCGGCGAGGAGAATTGGAGCAACGAAGGGCTCTTCGCGTTTATTCAGGGGTTGCGGCGGCTCGCGCAGATCGGTGGCGATCGAGTGCGGATTCCGGATATCGAATTACGTTGCTGAGGGCCAGCGGACGGTCATGACCACCGATTCCGCCAACGCTTCCCATGAATGGTCGATTCCCGGTCCCCACATCACGTAATCGCCTTGGCGGGTCATGGTCTTGCTTCCGCCGGTGACCTCCACTCGAAACTCTCCGGAGATCAGCATGACCAGCGTGGTCCGCTGGTCGTCGGACGTCCACTCGGAGCGCTTGTCGCCCTTGGGGTGGTTGGCCCACTTGACTTCTACGTCATTCGTCGACCGAACGCCCTGCGACGGGTCGATGAAGTGGCCCACGAGCCAGCCTCGCGTGTCCGCCGCATCTTCGGTCGCATTCCCGGCGGTCCAGCCGTCGCTCACTGGCCGATCTCCCATTCGATCGAGGGGATTCTGACGCGCTCTCCGCCTATTTCGGCAAGGCGGTGAAGACCTTGCGTCATGGCGAACAGTCCTTCATTGCTCCACGCTACATCACTCAACAGGTCGCCGATAAGTTCCGTGTCCGTGGTCGAATACTGACGAAGTGTGGCCGATTCCCAGTTGGCTTCGACCACGCCGCCGAACCGTGCCCAGAATTCCTCGTCTTCGATCACGATCAGACTGGCGAACTCGTAGTTCCCGCTGACGAGGTTGAGTCCGAAGCCGGTGCACTCCATCCGTAGGCGGCCGGGCTCCGCCATGAGCCAGCGCATCGGCTCGGAATGCCTGCTCGGATGCATCGGGTCCGCGGCGAGCTGCTCGCCGAACGTGTTGTCGATGTCCGGGCGCCCGAACAGCTCTTCCTCAAGCTCGCGGCGGAGCGTTCTGCCGACCTGCGCATCTCGGCGGATGTCGGTGAGCGGCTGGTGGAAGCCCT is part of the Amycolatopsis sp. CA-230715 genome and encodes:
- a CDS encoding helix-turn-helix transcriptional regulator — translated: MGSAWRRRELVSARKAAGLTQEKLAEVMRVDRSTVIRWEAGDYAPLPFQWPRLARVLGRSADELRALLEVGAAAGTVLAGVELDPAFRWLDRHVGANPGTIRKRVEGVRVAARPNAGLGRRRVAEALASYYGEPPAGHSMYAARCGAAEVLTSVVTRAEWTDFACSLTFEGDRIALRSGGGRPPARVDDAAAVRRLAEAAAKDVRIADVPIYRLADVRVEPGAVAGEVEVAPFVEYALTMDLLERELTDSLSAAERLRPGGAPLRDRYLPDFATVLELRNRLCAGGVLALTAIARPADPYRSEADYLLLVQERSARVVNAAGRLAVIPKAFHQPLNDHRADARIGATLRRALEKELFGRADIDNTAGGQRAADPMHPGRLSAPMRWLTERPERMRMECTGFGFNLVSGNYEFASLVVIEDEEFWPRFGGDVEANWEAAGMRQYSTRDGDLITELFGEENWSNEGLFAFIQGLRRLAQIGGDRVRIPDIELRC
- a CDS encoding cupin domain-containing protein; its protein translation is MSDGWTAGNATEDAADTRGWLVGHFIDPSQGVRSTNDVEVKWANHPKGDKRSEWTSDDQRTTLVMLISGEFRVEVTGGSKTMTRQGDYVMWGPGIDHSWEALAESVVMTVRWPSAT